From a region of the Cucumis sativus cultivar 9930 chromosome 6, Cucumber_9930_V3, whole genome shotgun sequence genome:
- the LOC101221463 gene encoding heavy metal-associated isoprenylated plant protein 6, with translation MGEKVEAAKNDGEKKAAADAGQKKDDGAVTAVFKIDMHCDGCAKKIKRVVKHLNGVSDVKADPSSNKLTVTGKVDPAVIKTKLEQKTKKKVEIVSPQPKKEGGGDKKPDEKTEKKTDEKAEKKTDEKGDKKADGKSEKKADEKAEKKPEEKKTEEKKAKESTVVLKMRLHCEGCIQKIRRALIKFKGTNEISVDAQKDLITVKGTIEGKDLQSYLKDKFNRSVEVIPPKKEEPAAGGEKKAKEAGGGGGEKKENDGKAAASSGGDGGSAKVVEVSKYEYSGFSYPPSVFYYDAPAHSHTHQYSQAMEAQPSYPIYGFANSSGYYANPNYVHQGYSTPMNDHSHASQMFSDENPNAYCSVM, from the exons ATGGGTGAG AAAGTTGAAGCTGCTAAGAATGACGGGGAGAAGAAGGCCGCCGCCGATGCCGGTCAGAAGAAAGACGACGGTGCTGTCACTGCCGTTTTTAAGATCGATATGCATTGTGACGGCTGTGCTAAGAAAATTAAACGAGTTGTGAAGCATTTGAATG GTGTGAGTGACGTGAAAGCGGATCCTTCATCTAATAAACTCACCGTTACCGGTAAAGTAGACCCTGCCGTAATCAAAACGAAACTGGAGCAGAAGacgaaaaagaaagttgaaatcGTCTCTCCTCAGCCTAAGAAAGAGGGTGGTGGCGATAAGAAACCGGACGAAAAGACCGAGAAGAAGACCGACGAAAAAGCAGAGAAAAAGACTGATGAGAAAGGAGATAAGAAAGCCGACGGAAAGTCAGAAAAGAAAGCTGACGAAAAAGCCGAGAAGAAgcctgaagaaaaaaagaccgAAGAGAAAAAGGCCAAAGAG AGCACTGTGGTTTTGAAGATGCGATTACATTGCGAAGGTTGCATTCAAAAGATCAGGAGGGCACTCATCAAATTCAAAG GAACCAATGAGATTTCAGTAGACGCTCAGAAAGATTTGATTACAGTAAAAGGCACCATAGAAGGAAAAGACCTTCAAAGCTATCTCAAAGACAAATTCAACAGATCCGTCGAAGTAATTCCTCCCAAGAAAGAAGAACCCGCCGCTGGAGGCGAGAAGAAGGCAAAGGAAGCCGGAGGCGGCGGTggtgagaagaaagaaaacgaCGGAAAAGCCGCCGCCTCAAGCGGTGGAGACGGCGGTAGCGCAAAAGTAGTGGAGGTGAGCAAGTACGAGTACAGCGGTTTCTCATATCCGCCTTCAGTATTCTACTACGACGCTCCAGCTCATTCTCACACTCATCAGTACAGTCAGGCCATGGAAGCTCAGCCGAGCTATCCAATCTATGGCTTCGCAAATTCCAGCGGCTACTACGCAAATCCAAACTACGTTCACCAAGGCTACTCCACGCCGATGAACGATCATAGTCACGCGTCTCAAATGTTCAGCGATGAGAATCCAAATGCTTATTGTTCCGTGATGTGA